In a single window of the Zonotrichia albicollis isolate bZonAlb1 chromosome 23, bZonAlb1.hap1, whole genome shotgun sequence genome:
- the COA3 gene encoding cytochrome c oxidase assembly factor 3 homolog, mitochondrial: MAAPGGPGEAAFARRIDPAREPGLSPEQRRLMAQVEHVQRQRALQRRLRSRNVLLALGIGAVTFGIYGYTFYSVSQERFLDELEQEAEAARARARARAEGTAS, translated from the exons atggcggcgccggGGGGACCGGGTGAGGCGGCGTTCGCGCGGCGCATTGACCCGGCCCGGGAGCCGGGGCTCAGCCCCGAGCAGCGCCGCCTCATGGCGCAGGTGGAGCACGTCCAGCGCCAACGCGCACTGCAGCGCCGGCTCCGCAGCCGCAACGTGCTGCTGGCGCTCGGCATCGGCGCGGTGACGTTTGGCATCT ACGGTTACACCTTCTACTCGGTGTCGCAAGAGCGGTTCCTGGatgagctggagcaggaggcggAGGCGGCGCGGGCGCGGGCCCGGGCGCGGGCGGAGGGCACCGCAAGCTGA
- the CNTD1 gene encoding cyclin N-terminal domain-containing protein 1 isoform X1, with protein MATEVPLGARGRDSGPVFCGVAPEIIEDTLIHLATENEQYVSELPEQAGCFKETRIVEFIFLLAEKWHLDLPTRYQAVELLERFMIKQVEQMWDGRGSTQGQRSSWSSVRDQITNTFVLRLVSCVQLASKLSLHYSRVTSDTALTFLQSIKYSYTKQELLESELAVLNTLQFHINVSTPLAYVELLLEVLGYNGCLLPAKPLHQLCVQLLDLCYLTRETIYDTVLKIALENSTPSKVQIARFLTVKEDFMLLAVGVISTGVFILSPGHWEQVQSLLKALAPREHSAKVVYLFQHSKTQCQSGLSVMVPAQQLGLHWEGTPLSFRTKHVGFCQSCVLALVSVWCVVF; from the exons ATGGCGACTGAGGTGCCCCTGGGAGCCCGGGGCCGTGACTCAGGGCCCGTGTTCTGTGGGGTTGCTCCTGAGATTATCGAGGACACCCTGATCCACTTGGCCACGGAGAACGAGCAGTACGTGAGCGAGCTGCCCGAGCAGGCCGGGTGCTTCAAAGAGACACGGATCGTGG AATTTATATTCCTTTTGGCTGAAAAATGGCACTTGGACCTGCCCACACGGTACCAGGCAGTGGAGTTACTTGAACG GTTCATGATCAAGCAGGTAGAGCAGATGTGGGATGGCAGAGGGAGCACACaaggccagaggagcagctggagctctgtCAGAGATCAGATCACCAACACCTTTGTCCTGAGACTCGTGTCCTGTGTTCAGCTTGCCAGCAAACTCTCTCTGCACTACAGT agAGTGACCAGTGACACAGCTTTAACATTTCTGCAATCCATAAAATACTCCTACACTAAACAGGAATTGCTGGAGTCAGAGCTTGCTGTTTTGAACACTCTGCAGTTCCACATCAACGTGTCCACCCCCTTGGCCTATGTGGAATTGCTCCTGGAGGTTCTAG GATACAATGGCTGCTTGCTTCCTGCCAAACCTTTACaccagctgtgtgtgcagctgctggACCTCTGCTACCTGACCAGAGAGACCATCTATGACACCGTGCTGAAGATTGCCCTCGAGAACTCCACACCCAGCAAAGTgcagat agCCAGGTTTTTAACAGTGAAGGAAGATTTCATGCTGCTGGCTGTTGGAGTTATCAGTACAGGGGTGTTCatcctgagccctgggcactgggagcaggtACAGTCACTGCTGAAGGCCTTGGCTCCACGGGAACACAGTGCCAAGGTGGTTTATCTGTTCCAGCACAGCAAAACACAGTGCCAAAGTGGTTTATCTGTGATGGTTCCAGCACAGCAactggggctgcactgggagggGACACCTCTCTCTTTCAGGACAAAGCATGTGGGTTTCTGTCAGAGCTGTGTGCTGGCACTGGTGAGTGTGTGGTGTGTTGTTTTTTGA
- the CNTD1 gene encoding cyclin N-terminal domain-containing protein 1 isoform X2, whose protein sequence is MATEVPLGARGRDSGPVFCGVAPEIIEDTLIHLATENEQYVSELPEQAGCFKETRIVEFIFLLAEKWHLDLPTRYQAVELLERFMIKQVEQMWDGRGSTQGQRSSWSSVRDQITNTFVLRLVSCVQLASKLSLHYSRVTSDTALTFLQSIKYSYTKQELLESELAVLNTLQFHINVSTPLAYVELLLEVLGYNGCLLPAKPLHQLCVQLLDLCYLTRETIYDTVLKIALENSTPSKVQIARFLTVKEDFMLLAVGVISTGVFILSPGHWEQAVEHLNCITGITPQSILEFSYAVVRRVLGSPTPEQQRATRSPQDRIPPQK, encoded by the exons ATGGCGACTGAGGTGCCCCTGGGAGCCCGGGGCCGTGACTCAGGGCCCGTGTTCTGTGGGGTTGCTCCTGAGATTATCGAGGACACCCTGATCCACTTGGCCACGGAGAACGAGCAGTACGTGAGCGAGCTGCCCGAGCAGGCCGGGTGCTTCAAAGAGACACGGATCGTGG AATTTATATTCCTTTTGGCTGAAAAATGGCACTTGGACCTGCCCACACGGTACCAGGCAGTGGAGTTACTTGAACG GTTCATGATCAAGCAGGTAGAGCAGATGTGGGATGGCAGAGGGAGCACACaaggccagaggagcagctggagctctgtCAGAGATCAGATCACCAACACCTTTGTCCTGAGACTCGTGTCCTGTGTTCAGCTTGCCAGCAAACTCTCTCTGCACTACAGT agAGTGACCAGTGACACAGCTTTAACATTTCTGCAATCCATAAAATACTCCTACACTAAACAGGAATTGCTGGAGTCAGAGCTTGCTGTTTTGAACACTCTGCAGTTCCACATCAACGTGTCCACCCCCTTGGCCTATGTGGAATTGCTCCTGGAGGTTCTAG GATACAATGGCTGCTTGCTTCCTGCCAAACCTTTACaccagctgtgtgtgcagctgctggACCTCTGCTACCTGACCAGAGAGACCATCTATGACACCGTGCTGAAGATTGCCCTCGAGAACTCCACACCCAGCAAAGTgcagat agCCAGGTTTTTAACAGTGAAGGAAGATTTCATGCTGCTGGCTGTTGGAGTTATCAGTACAGGGGTGTTCatcctgagccctgggcactgggagcag gctgTGGAGCATTTAAACTGCATCACTGGCATCACTCCCCAGAGCATCCTGGAGTTCTCCTACGCCGTGGTGAGGCGCGTGCTTGGCAGCCCCACACCCGAGCAGCAGCGTGCCACCAGATCTCCTCAGGACAGAATCCCTCCTCAGAAATAG